In one Bradyrhizobium sp. 4 genomic region, the following are encoded:
- a CDS encoding response regulator, with protein sequence MSADRDHCVLVFAPIGRDGAASVELFRNSNLVAINCRGLPELVSEMSAGVGAVLLAEEGLFGKDTQPLAHWIERQPPWSDLPFVILTSHREQPAVVAWRRSIVETLRNVSLLERPVQPITLTSAIQSAMRARRRQYEIRTLLQARERTAQELEKLVVERTRALEEANKHLRAEMEERARVEETLRQAQKIEAIGQLTGGVAHDFNNLLMVISGGLDMLDRQTDPDRRRRLLQGMVQAAQRGAGLTRQLLAFSRRQKLRPEAVDIASQIGGMRELLDRSLRGDVHVEFDFPDGLWPVEVDPGELELVILNLAVNARDAMPNGGTIVVRGENLAGFDEDEISGDYVRLSVVDRGVGMSPEILARVFEPFFTTKDVGKGSGLGLAQVHGFATQSRGMVRIKSIVDEGTSIELYLPRSRNIPSGERHLIDLNRARPKKANHGRVLLVEDDDEVAALVSEMLAQLGYQVTRAASAAAALGALADGRSVDLVFSDIMMPGGMNGVELASEIKRRRSDIPVLLTSGYAEAAVHDAEMAGIRILSKPYHIDELAAALSAAKSDFAIATGAGLATTRG encoded by the coding sequence ATGAGCGCGGACCGCGATCATTGCGTTCTCGTGTTTGCTCCGATCGGCCGTGATGGGGCGGCATCGGTCGAGCTTTTCCGCAATTCGAATCTCGTCGCAATCAATTGTCGTGGTCTGCCTGAACTGGTCAGCGAGATGTCGGCGGGAGTGGGCGCGGTCCTTCTCGCCGAGGAGGGCTTGTTCGGGAAGGATACCCAGCCGCTGGCACATTGGATCGAGCGGCAGCCGCCCTGGTCCGACCTGCCCTTTGTCATTCTCACCAGCCACCGCGAGCAGCCGGCGGTGGTTGCTTGGCGCCGCAGCATCGTCGAGACACTCCGCAACGTTTCGCTGCTTGAACGTCCGGTTCAGCCGATCACGCTGACGAGCGCAATTCAATCCGCAATGCGGGCCCGCCGGCGGCAATATGAAATTCGAACCTTGCTGCAGGCGCGCGAGCGGACGGCCCAGGAGCTCGAGAAGCTCGTGGTCGAGCGCACCCGTGCTCTCGAGGAGGCCAATAAGCATCTGCGGGCCGAAATGGAAGAGCGCGCCCGGGTCGAGGAGACCCTTCGTCAAGCCCAGAAGATCGAAGCCATCGGACAATTGACCGGCGGAGTAGCTCACGACTTCAATAATCTGCTGATGGTGATCTCCGGTGGATTGGACATGCTCGATCGGCAGACAGATCCTGATCGGCGGCGTCGGCTGTTGCAGGGAATGGTTCAGGCGGCGCAGCGCGGTGCCGGCCTGACCCGGCAGCTTCTGGCTTTTTCACGGCGGCAGAAGCTCCGGCCCGAGGCCGTCGACATCGCATCGCAGATCGGCGGCATGCGCGAACTGCTCGATCGGAGCCTGAGAGGCGACGTTCACGTCGAGTTCGATTTTCCGGATGGTCTTTGGCCGGTGGAGGTCGATCCGGGAGAGCTCGAACTGGTCATTCTCAACCTGGCGGTCAACGCCCGCGATGCGATGCCGAACGGCGGCACGATCGTTGTTCGTGGCGAGAACCTGGCCGGCTTCGACGAGGATGAAATTTCGGGCGATTACGTCCGCCTGTCCGTGGTCGACAGGGGTGTCGGGATGAGCCCCGAGATCCTGGCGCGGGTCTTCGAACCGTTCTTCACGACCAAGGATGTCGGGAAAGGCTCGGGCCTGGGGCTTGCGCAGGTGCACGGATTTGCGACGCAGTCACGCGGGATGGTTCGAATAAAATCGATCGTCGACGAGGGCACCAGCATCGAGCTCTATTTGCCGCGATCCAGGAATATTCCTTCGGGTGAACGGCATCTCATCGACCTGAACAGGGCGCGTCCCAAGAAGGCTAATCATGGCCGGGTTCTCCTCGTCGAAGACGACGACGAGGTCGCCGCGCTGGTCAGCGAAATGCTTGCGCAACTCGGTTACCAGGTCACGCGCGCGGCTAGTGCTGCGGCGGCCCTCGGTGCCCTAGCGGACGGCCGCTCCGTCGATCTGGTGTTTTCCGATATCATGATGCCGGGCGGCATGAACGGTGTCGAACTCGCGTCCGAGATAAAGAGGAGGCGAAGCGACATCCCGGTCCTGCTGACGAGCGGATACGCCGAAGCCGCGGTTCACGACGCCGAAATGGCCGGGATCCGGATCCTGTCGAAGCCCTACCACATCGACGAGCTCGCCGCAGCGCTCAGTGCTGCAAAATCGGACTTTGCGATAGCCACAGGAGCGGGTTTGGCGACGACTCGGGGCTGA
- a CDS encoding ATPase domain-containing protein, with translation MIDSSSGAQTSDPEDLPRISTGSDGLDDILCGGLDPNRMYLYEGRPGSGKTTMALQFLLEGVRCGERVLYISLSETKRELTLVAQRHGWSLQGVDIFELVPPETTLDPERELTVFHPAEMELSETTGLIFKEVERINPARVVLDSLSELRLLAQNPLRYRRQVLALKHFFTNRNCTVILLDDLSSSQDDLQLHSIAHGVVMLEQLAIDYGAERRRMRVIKMRGIRFRGGFHDFTIEAGGVRIFPRLVAGEHHASFIGELTPSGNAQLDQLLGGGLERGTSALLLGAAGVGKSSLALTYAIAAAARGEHAVFFAFDEGRGTVEARARTLGLPLETHLQSGLIRFQQIDPAEMSPGEFAANVRKSVEKDNARIVIIDSLNGYLNAMPDERFLILQMHELLSYLGQKGVLTVLILAQHGLVGPMETALDISYLSDAVLMLRYFEVGGTVRRALSVVKKRSGNHENSIREFRLGRAGITLGPPLSEFSGIFSGNPRYTGTEMPEGPAE, from the coding sequence ATGATCGATTCTTCGAGCGGGGCGCAAACCAGCGACCCCGAAGACTTGCCCAGGATTTCGACCGGCAGCGACGGTCTGGACGACATCCTCTGTGGCGGGCTCGATCCCAATCGCATGTACCTCTACGAGGGTCGGCCCGGCTCGGGCAAGACCACGATGGCGCTTCAATTCCTTCTCGAGGGCGTCCGCTGCGGTGAACGCGTGCTCTATATCTCCTTGTCGGAAACCAAACGTGAGCTGACGCTGGTTGCGCAGCGGCACGGCTGGTCGCTGCAAGGTGTCGACATCTTCGAACTGGTTCCGCCGGAGACGACGCTGGATCCCGAGCGGGAGCTCACCGTCTTCCATCCCGCTGAAATGGAGCTGAGCGAAACGACGGGCCTAATATTCAAGGAAGTCGAACGGATCAATCCCGCGCGCGTGGTGCTGGACAGCCTGTCCGAGCTGCGCCTCCTCGCGCAGAACCCGCTGCGGTACCGACGCCAGGTCCTGGCCTTGAAGCACTTCTTCACCAACCGCAATTGCACGGTCATCCTCCTCGACGACCTCTCGTCCTCCCAGGACGATTTACAACTCCATTCGATCGCGCATGGCGTGGTGATGCTCGAACAGCTCGCCATTGATTATGGAGCAGAGCGCCGGCGGATGCGCGTCATCAAGATGCGCGGCATTCGATTTCGCGGCGGCTTCCACGATTTCACCATTGAAGCAGGAGGTGTGCGGATATTCCCCCGGCTGGTCGCGGGGGAACATCACGCATCGTTCATCGGTGAGTTGACGCCGAGCGGCAATGCGCAACTCGACCAGCTCCTGGGAGGAGGGCTCGAGCGCGGCACCAGTGCGCTTCTTTTGGGCGCCGCCGGTGTCGGCAAGTCGTCTCTCGCGCTGACCTATGCGATCGCGGCGGCAGCCCGTGGTGAGCATGCGGTGTTCTTTGCCTTCGATGAAGGTCGCGGCACGGTGGAAGCCCGGGCTCGGACGCTTGGCCTGCCCCTTGAAACGCACCTGCAATCGGGACTCATCCGCTTTCAACAGATCGATCCCGCCGAGATGTCCCCCGGGGAATTCGCCGCGAATGTACGAAAGAGCGTCGAAAAGGATAACGCCCGGATTGTCATCATCGACAGTCTGAACGGTTACCTCAACGCGATGCCGGATGAGCGATTCCTCATCCTTCAGATGCATGAGCTCCTGAGCTATCTCGGGCAGAAAGGCGTGCTGACCGTCCTGATCCTCGCTCAACATGGGCTGGTCGGTCCGATGGAAACGGCTCTCGATATCAGCTATTTGAGTGATGCGGTGCTCATGCTGCGCTATTTTGAGGTCGGCGGAACGGTGCGGCGTGCCCTCTCCGTCGTGAAGAAGCGCAGCGGCAATCATGAAAACTCAATCCGCGAGTTTCGTCTTGGCCGCGCTGGCATCACGCTAGGTCCTCCGCTGAGCGAGTTCAGCGGCATTTTCTCCGGAAATCCGCGTTATACGGGCACGGAGATGCCGGAGGGGCCGGCGGAATGA